A DNA window from Trichosurus vulpecula isolate mTriVul1 chromosome 2, mTriVul1.pri, whole genome shotgun sequence contains the following coding sequences:
- the LOC118839878 gene encoding 40S ribosomal protein S20-like, with amino-acid sequence MAFKDTSKTLVEPEVAIHRIRITLTSRNVKSLEKVCADLIRGAKEKNLKVKGPVRMPTKTLRITTRKTPCGEGSKTWDRFQMRIHKCLIDLHSPSEIVKQITSISIEPGVEVEVTIADA; translated from the coding sequence ATGGCATTCAAAGACACCAGCAAGACCCTTGTGGAGCCCGAAGTGGCCATTCACCGGATCCGTATCACCCTCACCAGCCGCAATGTGAAATCACTCGAGAAAGTGTGTGCTGACCTAATCAgaggagccaaagaaaagaacttgaaagtgAAGGGACCTGTTCGAATGCCCACCAAGACACTTCGGATCACAACTAGAAAAACTCCTTGCGGTGAAGGTTCAAAGACTTGGGATCGGTTCCAGATGAGAATCCACAAATGCCTTATTGATTTGCACAGTCCTTCTGAAATTGTTAAACAGATCACATCTATCAGCATTGAACCAGGTGTAGAAGTTGAAGTCACCATTGCAGATGCCTAA